In the genome of Streptomyces sp. NBC_00433, the window ATGATCACCGCGGGCACGGTGATGAGCACCGAGTTCCAGAAGAAGTGCAGCATGTCCGACTGCGTCCAGGCGTCGCTGAAGTTCTTCAGCGTCAGATGGTGCGGCAGCGAGACATACCCGTACTTCCTGGTGTCGCTGTACGGCCGGACCGCCACGTACAGCGCGAACGCGATCGGCAGCAGCCACAGCACGGACGCGACGATGAGGAAGGCCTGGGAGGCCAGTTGGCCCCACGGCCGGGTCCTCCTGCGGCCGGGTGCGGACGGCACTGCCGTCCCCGGCCTGGTGAGGGCTTCGGTCGTCATGACGCTTCCTCCCGGCGGAACGTCTGGTAGAGGAACACCGAGATCGGCACCAGCGAGATGACCAGCAGCACCACGCCCAGCGCGGAGCCGAAGCCGACCCGCTGGGTCTCCCCGACGATGTTCGAGGTGACCAGCACCGACAGCAGTTCCAGACCGTTGATGCCCTTGTTGGTGATGTAGACCAGGTCGAAGGCGCGCAGCGACTCGATGACGGTGACCACCATGACGACGATGTTGATCGGCTTCATCACCGGGAAGACCACCCGCCAGAAGGTCTGCCAGGCGTTGGCGCCGTCCACCGTCGCCGCCTCGCGCAGCGTCGGGTCGACGGCCTTCAGGCCGGCCAGGTACAGCACCATCACGTAGCCGGACTGCCGCCAGGTCGCCTCGACCAGCACCGACCACAGGTTCAGGTGCGGATTGCCGAGCCAGTCGATGGCGTTGCTGTCACTGGTGTGCCCGATGACGGTGTTGATCAGCCCGTAGTTCTGCGAGTACATGAACTCC includes:
- a CDS encoding sugar ABC transporter permease — protein: MSSTSHADTAAAAQDGATAPVPRRRRGVRRLSLRDRIVVAVLLGIPLLLDLAFVWFPAIGTALLSFTKWNGVGSLHTQTCKPNVPSILNNGCWYGVQNYHQAATIYPEFWPAVRHNLIWLAVFVVIATPLGMLFAVLIDRGIRGSRMYQSILFLPVMLSLALVGIIWEFMYSQNYGLINTVIGHTSDSNAIDWLGNPHLNLWSVLVEATWRQSGYVMVLYLAGLKAVDPTLREAATVDGANAWQTFWRVVFPVMKPINIVVMVVTVIESLRAFDLVYITNKGINGLELLSVLVTSNIVGETQRVGFGSALGVVLLVISLVPISVFLYQTFRREEAS